The Blastopirellula marina genome includes a region encoding these proteins:
- a CDS encoding DUF6940 family protein encodes MEILTTPIPDHRAVELRIVEQDVPFSFQEVAQRWQEDAKFCEQFNQALSDAPFESYRWELPGLTRENWQAPFISVVQESLELRRRANPSSFAEHFPKAVDEVVVFANFGGSAQLIVPTPVSVPEAYPHLAAFTRGAPHSQRLHLWRAVGTAFVDRISTKAVWLSTAGAGVPWLHVRLDDRPKYYSYAPYRNVLSPQN; translated from the coding sequence ATGGAGATTCTGACGACCCCCATTCCTGATCACCGGGCAGTCGAACTGCGGATTGTCGAGCAAGATGTTCCGTTCAGTTTTCAAGAAGTTGCCCAACGATGGCAGGAAGATGCCAAATTCTGCGAACAGTTCAACCAAGCCCTGTCAGACGCGCCGTTTGAATCGTATCGCTGGGAGTTGCCCGGTCTAACGCGCGAAAACTGGCAGGCACCTTTCATTAGTGTCGTCCAAGAAAGCCTGGAACTGCGTCGCCGCGCGAATCCGAGTTCGTTCGCCGAGCACTTTCCGAAAGCGGTGGATGAAGTGGTTGTGTTCGCGAACTTCGGTGGGAGTGCTCAGCTAATTGTGCCGACTCCGGTCTCCGTTCCGGAAGCGTACCCTCACTTAGCGGCGTTTACACGAGGCGCTCCACACTCACAAAGATTGCACCTATGGCGAGCCGTTGGCACCGCTTTCGTGGATCGCATCAGCACGAAAGCGGTTTGGTTAAGTACAGCCGGAGCAGGTGTCCCTTGGCTACACGTACGGCTCGACGACCGTCCGAAGTATTATTCGTACGCGCCGTATCGAAACGTGCTGTCGCCTCAGAACTGA
- the ccsA gene encoding cytochrome c biogenesis protein CcsA encodes MLSGITLLIIAASYIITLGLEIARIFVRARSRAIFSLGFAVLGLVTHTLYLVGEQRGLIESGPISSWHQWCLMAAWVLVSLYVIAAFAQPGTSLGLFLLPLVLLLVGVAYLMDQVAPFAAATSSETWGVIHGTALLAGTVVVMLGFVTGVMYLIQSYRLKHKMLSNEGFKLPSLEWLEITNRRALIVSTCLLAGGLFAGILLKINHNSFPWTDPVIWSSAILFLWLVATMIFELAYRPARRGQKVAYLTMANFVFLAFVLGLVLFGPSQHARNGSPGKQANPVTESSPADVPAERSDAQ; translated from the coding sequence ATGCTGTCTGGTATTACGCTGCTCATAATCGCCGCCAGTTACATCATCACGCTGGGGCTCGAAATCGCAAGAATTTTTGTCCGAGCTCGCTCGCGCGCTATCTTCTCGCTGGGATTTGCCGTTCTAGGGCTCGTGACCCACACGCTGTACCTAGTTGGTGAACAACGCGGGCTAATTGAATCTGGCCCGATTTCTTCCTGGCATCAATGGTGCCTCATGGCGGCCTGGGTACTCGTGTCGCTATATGTTATTGCCGCGTTCGCTCAGCCTGGCACCTCTCTGGGCTTATTCCTGCTGCCGCTCGTCCTCTTGCTTGTTGGGGTGGCTTACTTGATGGATCAGGTCGCGCCGTTTGCGGCAGCGACTTCGTCGGAAACGTGGGGCGTGATTCATGGAACCGCTCTCTTGGCCGGAACAGTCGTAGTGATGCTTGGTTTCGTGACTGGGGTGATGTACCTGATCCAGTCGTATCGCCTCAAGCACAAGATGCTTTCCAACGAAGGATTCAAGCTGCCCAGCCTCGAATGGCTTGAGATCACCAACCGTCGTGCGCTGATCGTTTCGACCTGTTTACTCGCGGGTGGCTTGTTCGCGGGTATCTTGCTGAAGATTAACCACAACAGCTTCCCATGGACCGATCCCGTAATTTGGAGTTCCGCGATTCTCTTTCTGTGGTTGGTCGCGACGATGATCTTCGAGTTGGCTTACCGGCCAGCCCGACGCGGTCAGAAGGTCGCCTACCTAACGATGGCCAACTTCGTGTTCCTAGCATTCGTATTGGGCTTAGTGCTGTTCGGTCCATCGCAACATGCTCGTAATGGTTCGCCCGGTAAGCAAGCAAATCCAGTCACAGAGAGTTCGCCCGCTGACGTTCCTGCCGAAAGGAGCGACGCACAATGA
- a CDS encoding DUF932 domain-containing protein, which translates to MRWNFEYGYARVSDFRVEAERDEKSGRVTVTGITLNGETMRPTRRFWKSMFMRFGFSESVFRYFDHSEVFQRISEKAPNDTVRFCLERGGARGSRLLSVSNPKRPVITHEEVQGLLEHYGGKDIKYTEGVITSTHRPRSGDCDFEIGGDKFKHRFVMETPIDGFSQPKIYLSFLRMLCSNGAIGYSRAFRSDISLGKDIGHCISRALESYDNGEGYAGLRQRFASSQTSWASLNECNKLYKLLFKSDRSKGFNRPTVLTDFHRLTGQMNQLYGLTNLNALSEKRLRVLPAKCRVYDLVNFASEIATHHADEASSRTLQAYIGSLISDEYDMEGTAVEAPEFADFFVSKDDSSVAMMN; encoded by the coding sequence ATGCGATGGAATTTTGAATACGGTTATGCCCGCGTCAGTGACTTTCGTGTCGAGGCCGAACGTGACGAGAAGTCCGGTCGCGTTACGGTCACGGGGATAACGCTCAATGGCGAAACGATGCGACCCACGCGTCGTTTCTGGAAATCGATGTTCATGCGTTTTGGTTTTTCTGAAAGTGTGTTTCGTTACTTTGACCACAGCGAGGTTTTTCAGCGGATCTCTGAGAAAGCGCCGAACGATACCGTTCGCTTCTGCCTCGAGCGAGGTGGCGCAAGGGGATCGCGATTGTTGTCGGTCAGCAATCCGAAGCGACCGGTAATCACGCACGAAGAAGTGCAGGGATTGTTGGAACATTACGGCGGCAAGGATATCAAGTACACCGAAGGAGTCATCACCAGCACCCATCGACCACGCAGCGGTGACTGTGATTTTGAAATCGGTGGCGACAAGTTCAAGCATCGATTTGTGATGGAAACACCGATTGATGGCTTCAGTCAGCCGAAGATCTACCTTTCATTCTTACGAATGCTGTGCAGCAACGGAGCGATCGGCTACAGCCGAGCTTTCCGCAGCGATATCAGCCTTGGCAAAGACATCGGCCACTGCATTTCGCGAGCTCTTGAAAGCTATGACAATGGGGAAGGGTATGCCGGGCTTCGTCAACGATTCGCCAGTTCGCAAACATCTTGGGCCTCGCTCAATGAATGCAACAAGCTTTACAAGCTATTATTCAAGTCGGATCGATCTAAGGGGTTCAATCGCCCAACTGTGCTGACCGACTTTCATCGGCTGACGGGCCAGATGAATCAACTGTACGGTCTTACCAATCTGAATGCCTTAAGTGAGAAGCGACTGCGTGTGTTGCCTGCCAAGTGCCGCGTTTACGACCTGGTGAACTTCGCCAGTGAAATCGCCACCCACCATGCCGACGAGGCGTCGTCGCGTACTTTGCAAGCTTACATCGGGAGCCTGATCTCCGACGAATACGATATGGAAGGAACGGCCGTAGAAGCCCCGGAATTCGCCGACTTCTTTGTCTCGAAAGACGATTCTTCGGTTGCGATGATGAACTAG
- a CDS encoding amidase, which translates to MQRTSPKLWQHGAAQLAHLIASREVSASEVIAAHIERIESVNPPINAIVQSFFDEAIASAKRLDDDPHFAEGGLLRGVPLSIKECFHVVGGKMTLGMTTPPNVATADGPLAARLRAAGGVILGISNVPQLMIIHETRNPKYGTTQNPWNLSRCVGGSSGGEAAILAAGGTALGLGSDLGGSIRLPAHFCGVAGLKPTSRRLTRGGTAANLRGMSWLEFQPGPMARQVADLRLAMKVLARNSCSKSWDRADDPPLGFDDSTPVDIGKLRVGVYADDGFFPPCPAVRRAMVEGAEGLKARGATIVELDPPPTLAMLKSYFAIASADGGVDFRRLLKGSKLEPEVGRLVRLAALPRWLRPLIAKMALSSLGKHKMAAIFKASGPRSAGSLWDVTWEAIGQVRQVFEDWDKANIDIVLCPTHATPALKPNCAVDMLPASSYSVVMNLLGVPCGTVPATRVRKDEETDREIKSDASYALARQMEIGSVGLPVGVQVAGRFWREDQVLAVMEALEQHYRTLSGYPDISQLPSIAQAAS; encoded by the coding sequence ATGCAACGCACATCTCCTAAGCTCTGGCAACATGGTGCCGCTCAACTGGCCCATTTGATCGCAAGCCGCGAAGTCTCGGCCAGCGAGGTCATTGCCGCACACATCGAGCGGATCGAGTCGGTCAATCCGCCGATAAACGCGATCGTTCAGTCATTCTTCGATGAAGCAATCGCATCGGCAAAGCGTCTGGACGACGATCCTCACTTCGCTGAGGGAGGACTGTTACGGGGTGTGCCCCTTTCGATCAAAGAATGCTTCCATGTCGTCGGCGGAAAGATGACCCTCGGGATGACCACGCCGCCCAACGTGGCCACGGCCGACGGACCGCTTGCGGCTCGCTTGCGCGCCGCTGGGGGGGTGATTCTCGGGATCAGCAATGTTCCGCAGCTGATGATTATCCATGAAACACGCAATCCAAAGTACGGAACGACGCAAAACCCTTGGAACCTGTCGCGCTGTGTTGGCGGAAGTAGCGGCGGCGAAGCGGCGATTCTGGCGGCTGGGGGAACGGCACTTGGCTTGGGAAGCGACTTAGGGGGAAGCATTCGGTTGCCTGCGCATTTCTGTGGAGTCGCAGGGCTCAAGCCGACTTCCCGGCGGCTGACGCGTGGCGGCACGGCGGCCAACTTGCGGGGTATGTCGTGGCTCGAATTTCAGCCAGGACCGATGGCCAGGCAAGTTGCCGATTTGCGTTTGGCCATGAAAGTACTTGCTCGCAACTCCTGCTCGAAAAGCTGGGACAGGGCCGACGATCCGCCTCTCGGTTTTGATGACTCCACGCCCGTCGATATCGGTAAGCTACGAGTCGGCGTTTACGCGGATGATGGTTTCTTTCCGCCTTGTCCTGCGGTTCGTCGGGCAATGGTCGAAGGTGCGGAAGGGCTTAAGGCTCGCGGAGCCACCATCGTCGAGCTCGATCCTCCACCAACTTTGGCGATGCTGAAATCGTACTTTGCCATCGCCAGTGCCGACGGCGGCGTGGACTTTCGCCGACTCTTAAAGGGAAGCAAGCTTGAGCCCGAGGTAGGACGCCTAGTTCGCTTGGCGGCGCTGCCTCGTTGGCTGCGGCCTTTGATTGCCAAGATGGCTCTATCGTCGCTGGGGAAACATAAAATGGCCGCCATCTTCAAAGCGTCCGGCCCGCGTTCGGCTGGTTCTTTGTGGGATGTTACCTGGGAGGCAATTGGCCAAGTTCGACAAGTGTTCGAGGATTGGGACAAAGCCAACATTGATATCGTTCTTTGTCCCACACACGCTACGCCTGCCTTGAAACCCAACTGCGCGGTCGACATGTTGCCCGCTTCAAGTTACAGCGTGGTGATGAATTTGCTTGGTGTCCCCTGTGGCACCGTGCCAGCGACGCGTGTCCGCAAGGACGAAGAAACCGATCGCGAGATCAAGTCGGACGCGTCCTATGCATTAGCACGACAGATGGAAATCGGAAGTGTGGGACTGCCGGTTGGTGTTCAAGTTGCTGGCAGGTTTTGGCGCGAGGACCAGGTATTGGCCGTAATGGAAGCACTCGAACAGCATTACCGAACGCTGTCAGGCTATCCCGACATTTCTCAGCTTCCTTCTATTGCACAGGCCGCATCGTGA
- a CDS encoding YraN family protein: MKWLRDWLRAWRKPKSLGERGEAFACRYLKKKAYTIIAWQDRSRLGEIDIIAVQERTIVFVEVKTRTADEKGAPDEAVDRDKQERLTRAALGYMRKHDLLGSCQARFDVISIVWPKGAKTPEVRHFENAFEPTGQFQMFS; the protein is encoded by the coding sequence GTGAAATGGCTGCGCGACTGGCTCCGTGCTTGGCGAAAACCAAAGTCCCTGGGGGAACGAGGCGAGGCTTTCGCTTGTCGCTATCTTAAGAAGAAGGCGTACACCATTATCGCGTGGCAAGACCGATCACGCCTTGGCGAAATCGACATCATCGCCGTCCAAGAGCGAACTATCGTATTCGTGGAAGTGAAGACCCGCACCGCCGACGAAAAAGGTGCCCCAGACGAAGCGGTCGATCGGGACAAGCAAGAGCGGCTGACCAGGGCAGCTCTCGGGTACATGCGGAAGCACGATTTGCTTGGCAGCTGCCAGGCTCGATTCGACGTGATTTCAATAGTCTGGCCCAAGGGGGCGAAGACGCCGGAAGTCCGCCATTTTGAAAATGCCTTTGAACCGACCGGGCAATTTCAGATGTTTTCGTGA
- a CDS encoding DEAD/DEAH box helicase → MALGTGLQMCDWMEEATESNTAFAELNLLDDLFEGVDAQPRPYQQRIATKAVKALLNHHADPFDELAGSSASVLIESPTGSGKTVMGLAIAQWMQKHYGLSVGWVAMRRNLLKQAQEENIARGFDVKLELISMFDKDPPKVDMLIVDEAQHDAAMSMANLHCNIRPQYILGLTATPFRGDRVKLCFDHVIRDAGIHQLIQDGYLSQYHHYTIPEYTPGAVAETYAMDTERWGKAIVFFHRHDQCVECQEQLALRGIRSEIVTAKSDRDRQLADFLAGKIQVLINMNILTEGFDCPDLKTVFCRPSSKACTIQMCGRVFRRHADIPFKQVVQCQSTPHPILKTAAAVEQYVWAGDQWNSLKMNRKIEEISQRSRRLIAGTQVRLPKLVAALKDTRPMWEQRRNRF, encoded by the coding sequence ATGGCGTTGGGAACTGGCCTGCAAATGTGTGACTGGATGGAAGAAGCAACCGAGTCGAATACCGCTTTCGCTGAGCTGAACTTGCTGGATGACTTGTTCGAGGGTGTCGATGCCCAGCCTCGTCCTTATCAGCAACGTATCGCCACCAAAGCAGTCAAGGCGTTACTGAATCATCACGCCGATCCGTTCGATGAACTTGCCGGGTCGAGTGCTTCGGTCTTGATCGAAAGCCCCACAGGTAGTGGCAAGACGGTCATGGGGCTGGCGATTGCCCAGTGGATGCAGAAGCATTATGGACTGTCCGTCGGCTGGGTTGCTATGCGACGAAATCTGCTCAAGCAAGCCCAAGAAGAAAACATCGCCCGCGGCTTCGATGTGAAGCTCGAGTTGATCTCGATGTTCGACAAGGATCCTCCGAAGGTCGACATGTTGATCGTCGACGAAGCACAGCACGATGCCGCGATGAGCATGGCAAATCTGCATTGCAACATTCGCCCACAATACATCCTCGGGTTAACGGCGACCCCGTTTCGAGGTGATCGTGTGAAGCTCTGTTTTGATCATGTGATCCGTGACGCAGGCATTCATCAGCTGATTCAAGATGGTTACCTCAGCCAGTACCACCACTACACGATTCCAGAATATACCCCGGGTGCCGTCGCGGAAACGTACGCGATGGATACCGAGCGATGGGGGAAGGCAATCGTCTTCTTCCATCGCCACGATCAATGTGTTGAATGCCAGGAGCAGCTCGCCTTGCGAGGTATTCGCAGCGAAATTGTCACCGCCAAGAGTGACCGTGATCGACAGTTGGCCGATTTCCTTGCTGGAAAGATCCAAGTGCTGATCAACATGAACATCCTTACCGAGGGATTCGATTGTCCCGATCTGAAGACGGTGTTCTGCCGACCTTCCAGTAAGGCCTGCACCATACAGATGTGCGGCCGCGTCTTTCGGCGACATGCGGACATTCCGTTTAAACAGGTGGTGCAGTGTCAATCGACGCCCCATCCCATTTTGAAAACGGCCGCTGCGGTCGAGCAGTACGTCTGGGCAGGCGATCAGTGGAATAGCCTGAAGATGAATCGAAAGATTGAAGAAATTAGTCAGCGATCGAGACGCCTGATCGCCGGCACCCAAGTCCGACTACCGAAGCTAGTCGCGGCACTAAAGGACACCCGCCCGATGTGGGAACAAAGGAGGAATCGCTTTTAG
- the hemA gene encoding glutamyl-tRNA reductase, translating into MKLHMIGCSHHNANVEVRERLAFTPEQARRAMLLLRENFPDMESVILSTCNRTELYTASVDATTFPSHHDIVDFLAQFHQLESEAIFDNVLERTGEDVVRHLFTVAASLDSMVVGEAQILSQVKQAYEMATDADCAGTLTHSIFQAAIHVAKRVHNETNIHQKRVSIPSVAVGEFASSIFDRFDDKKVLIIGAGEMGEETLNYLRDLGVHDFSVVNRNLERAEKLAVKFDAKAYPWTELIPQLVRADVVISTTGASEPIITYDQFQEVESKRFQKTLFILDLAIPRDFDPKIGSCVGVYLFSIDDLQKACEKNRKARELEWPKAEKIVEKETMRFMTDLHHRATGPTIKRLKQAADELKQDELRRLLNKLSDLDPKLQNEIERSFDRLVNKILHPPLESLRDDMESAAPGGLLDALKRLFRLYD; encoded by the coding sequence ATGAAGCTCCACATGATTGGCTGTAGCCATCACAACGCGAACGTCGAAGTGCGCGAGCGTCTGGCTTTCACACCGGAACAGGCACGTCGCGCGATGCTTCTGCTGCGGGAAAACTTTCCCGACATGGAATCCGTCATCCTGTCGACTTGCAATCGAACCGAGCTGTACACTGCCTCGGTCGATGCCACGACCTTTCCTTCGCATCACGATATTGTCGACTTCCTCGCTCAGTTCCACCAACTGGAATCGGAAGCGATTTTTGACAACGTCCTGGAACGTACTGGCGAAGACGTCGTCCGGCATCTGTTCACCGTCGCGGCAAGTCTCGACAGCATGGTGGTCGGCGAAGCACAGATTCTTTCGCAGGTGAAACAAGCTTACGAGATGGCGACCGATGCCGACTGCGCTGGCACGCTCACCCACAGTATTTTTCAGGCCGCCATCCATGTGGCAAAACGAGTCCATAACGAAACCAACATCCATCAAAAGCGGGTCAGCATCCCCAGCGTGGCTGTCGGAGAGTTCGCTTCCAGTATTTTCGATCGCTTTGATGACAAGAAGGTACTGATCATTGGCGCTGGAGAAATGGGTGAGGAAACCCTCAACTATCTCCGCGATCTAGGGGTGCACGATTTCAGCGTGGTCAATCGCAACCTCGAACGGGCGGAGAAGCTGGCCGTTAAATTCGATGCGAAAGCGTACCCCTGGACCGAGCTAATTCCGCAGTTAGTACGCGCCGACGTAGTAATCAGCACGACCGGAGCATCAGAGCCGATCATCACCTACGACCAGTTCCAGGAAGTGGAATCAAAGCGATTCCAGAAGACGCTCTTCATCCTTGATCTGGCCATTCCCCGGGACTTCGATCCCAAGATCGGCAGCTGCGTGGGTGTTTATCTCTTCTCAATCGACGACCTCCAGAAAGCATGCGAGAAGAATCGCAAAGCCCGCGAACTGGAATGGCCCAAGGCAGAGAAGATCGTCGAGAAGGAAACCATGCGTTTCATGACCGACTTGCATCATCGTGCCACAGGCCCGACGATCAAGCGGTTGAAACAAGCTGCCGACGAGTTGAAGCAAGATGAACTTCGTCGGCTGCTGAACAAATTATCCGATCTCGATCCAAAGCTTCAAAACGAGATCGAACGCTCTTTTGATCGGCTGGTGAATAAGATTTTGCATCCACCGCTCGAATCGCTTCGTGATGACATGGAAAGCGCTGCCCCAGGCGGCTTGCTCGATGCGTTGAAAAGGCTGTTTCGTCTCTATGACTAG